From Saccharomycodes ludwigii strain NBRC 1722 chromosome IV, whole genome shotgun sequence, one genomic window encodes:
- the PEP8 gene encoding retromer subunit PEP8 (similar to Saccharomyces cerevisiae YJL053W | PEP8 | carboxyPEPtidase Y-deficient), whose amino-acid sequence MSSFFKPPIDIELLLDGEENRKYVEIPNKKQGITDRFNVYDDGESVSGIVTLRVRSEGKKVEHMGVKISLIGCIDMRKNSEKRKSSESPLSSNDKAHDTKSGVDQFLCLTADLLPSGELVHSQNIKFSFKDVEKRYESYKGTNVEVMYYLKVTVLRKAADLVKIKRFWVQLYESMENYEIKPIRLDIGIENCLHIEFEYSKQHYTLSDVIVGRIYFLLTRLKIKHMELSLITREKINRNNKIFDSNTIRYEIMDGSPVKGETIPIRLFLSGYDLVPNMNLNYFSVKHYLSLVIIDEDSRRYFKQSEIFLHRTRD is encoded by the coding sequence ATGTCCTCATTTTTTAAGCCACCAATTGATATAGAATTGTTATTGGACGGAGAAGAAAACAGGAAATATGTAGAAAtaccaaacaaaaaacaaggAATTACGGATAGATTTAACGTTTATGACGATGGTGAAAGTGTAAGTGGTATAGTAACATTGCGAGTACGCAGTGAGGGTAAAAAAGTAGAACATATGGGAGTAAAGATAAGCTTAATTGGCTGTATTGATATGAGAAAAAATTcggaaaaaagaaagtcTTCAGAATCGCCTTTGTCTAGTAACGATAAGGCTCATGATACCAAAAGTGGAGTTGATCAATTTTTATGTTTGACTGCAGATTTACTGCCTAGTGGTGAGCTAGTACATTcacaaaatattaaatttagcTTTAAAGATGTAGAAAAGAGATATGAAAGTTATAAAGGCACAAATGTAGAAGTTatgtattatttgaaaGTTACAGTTTTGCGGAAGGCTGCCGATTTggtaaaaattaaaagattttggGTACAGTTGTATGAATCAATGGAAAATTATGAAATCAAACCCATCCGATTAGATATAGGCATTGAAAATTGTTTACATATAGAATTTGAGTATTCTAAGCAACATTACACTTTAAGTGatgttattgttggtagaatatattttttgttaacgagattgaaaataaaacatatgGAATTGAGTTTGATAACtagagaaaaaataaatcgcaataacaaaatatttgattCTAATACTATAAGATATGAAATTATGGATGGATCACCAGTTAAAGGAGAAACAATTCCAattagattatttttaagcGGGTATGATTTGGTACCAAATATgaatttgaattatttttcagtGAAACATTACCTAAGCTTGGTTATTATCGACGAAGATAGCAGGAGGTATTTCAAACAGTCAGAAATATTTCTACATAGGACAAGGGattaa
- the IRC8 gene encoding Irc8p (similar to Saccharomyces cerevisiae YJL051W | IRC8 | Increased Recombination Centers), translated as MVLNNVYNTQNGENDKNKDQEKQLFVNPHDMLYKNSEQTLRPDLDAWPRNISTTNLSFGTTRDLTSSTDTKINSSIKTSFMNKISFINKLQNKQTEPNFDIEENDGLAKRYVNRLSVIPDMSYCTENENKMDDNNNNTIELERIDSLLLPPCSTPPQSALMGKNQTKSCATTKPLNRLEFSSDQDDNNTISMENDYFDKYSADIPIIPTGNTAKPVVDLSFLDLPKHDNIRITTELSKIEDDVERIDNSKLLGAEPPIIYQNTEFMFPAKRDDGHNSFFANEKFQNNTDTVDMLDEFLQDRKQFHFEDENEGSIINEGLSYRESVLLEDSFQETPIHTHFTHKYKNSNAILSSPTKSVSSSIASGKLANIFNSSSPSTSPTATFSNHGGTKNNTNARHQHTYSLSSQRNNIISHKPSLSASSYSTVKHSPIGYTRVTSSTFGGPAINNSNHPPNTTLQMRTASSSPIKGKTRRLSAKLSLSNISFISEPDEQQKKRDGIVDFSYVQSLQKNHSPSKSVNSSKDTKLIISQPSTPIENRRISNFIKINLGDINLKNRKTSLVQNSELGAMKRKTADEVIYKEPYDTSEHVNEGRSTNTIFVNPQNVISNTVNKRINSENSNSSEESTFPNILVSEYDKEKWKIITDPIRI; from the coding sequence AtggttttaaataatgtaTATAATACTCAAAATGGCGagaatgataaaaataaagatcaAGAAAAACAGTTGTTTGTAAATCCACACGATATGCTTTATAAGAATTCAGAACAAACATTGAGACCAGATTTGGATGCCTGGCCTAGAAAtatatcaacaacaaatttaaGTTTTGGAACAACGCGCGATTTGACCTCTAGCACAgatacaaaaattaattcaaGTATTAAAACCAGCTTTATGAacaaaatatcatttataaataaattacagAACAAACAAACAGAACCTAATTTTGATATAGAAGAAAATGATGGACTTGCTAAAAGATATGTCAATAGATTATCTGTAATTCCAGATATGTCTTATTGTactgaaaatgaaaataaaatggatgacaataataataacaccatTGAATTAGAAAGAATCGATAGTTTGTTATTACCCCCATGTTCTACACCACCGCAGTCTGCTTTAATGGGGAAAAATCAAACGAAAAGTTGTGCAACGACGAAACCATTAAACAGACTGGAATTTAGTAGCGACCAGGACGATAATAATACGATATCTATGGaaaatgattattttgataaatattCAGCGGATATTCCAATTATCCCAACGGGGAACACTGCCAAGCCAGTGGTTGATTTGTCCTTTTTAGATTTGCCGAAGCATGATAACATCAGGATAACGACGGAACTCTCGAAGATTGAAGACGATGTTGAAAGAATAGATAATTCTAAGCTTTTGGGTGCCGAACCACCTattatttatcaaaatacCGAATTCATGTTTCCTGCCAAACGAGATGATGGGCATAATTCATTCTTTGCTAATGAGAAGTTCCAAAATAATACGGACACAGTAGATATGTTAGATGAATTTTTACAGGATAGAAAACAATTTCATTTCgaagatgaaaatgaaggGAGTATAATAAATGAAGGTTTATCATACAGAGAATCGGTTTTATTAGAGGATAGTTTCCAAGAAACGCCAATACATACTCATTTTACgcataaatataaaaattccAATGCCATTTTGTCTTCTCCAACAAAATCGGTATCTTCATCAATAGCATCGGGAAAATTGgccaatatatttaattcatCTTCTCCTTCCACTTCCCCAACGGCGACTTTTAGCAATCATGGTGGTACGAAAAATAACACCAATGCTAGACACCAGCACACTTATTCCTTGTCTTCTCAGCggaataatataattagtCACAAACCATCTTTGAGTGCTTCTTCATACTCTACAGTTAAACACTCACCTATAGGATATACTCGTGTCACTTCAAGCACTTTTGGAGGTCCGgctattaataatagtaatcaTCCTCCCAATACCACTTTACAAATGCGCACTGCATCATCTAGTCCTATTAAGGGTAAAACAAGAAGGTTAAGTGCTAAATTATCACTTTCAAATATTTCCTTCATATCCGAACCAGAtgaacaacaaaaaaaaagggatgGTATAGTTGATTTTAGCTATGTCCAATCTTTGCAGAAAAATCACAGCCCTAGTAAATCAGTTAATTCTTCTAAGGAcacaaaattaataatatctcaACCTTCCACACCAATAGAAAATAGAAGGATATCAAATTTTATCAAGATTAATTTAGGtgatattaatttaaaGAATAGAAAAACTTCTTTGGTTCAAAACTCAGAATTAGGTGCgatgaaaagaaagacTGCAGATGAAGTGATTTATAAAGAACCATACGATACTAGCGAACATGTTAACGAAGGTCGTAGTACCAATACCATATTTGTTAATCCACAAAATGTTATATCTAATACGGTAAACAAGAGAATTAATAGTGAAAATAGTAACAGTAGCGAAGAATCGACTTTTCCTAATATTTTAGTCAGTGAATatgataaagaaaaatggaaaattatAACGGACCCAAtaagaatttaa
- the MTR4 gene encoding ATP-dependent RNA helicase MTR4 (similar to Saccharomyces cerevisiae YJL050W | MTR4 | Mrna TRansport), protein MSSNDLFDVFGENPLNTPPLPIDNEPEETIENKNNESSNKRKNVDDIDASTNKNKNDSSTKDSLPPQSNKKSKRFEKKLIDKKENKKEIQPVVTDSFEQEASREVKASSGLTNKPTTAVEDDGKVKLSHQVRHQVALPPNYDYKPIGEHKRVNEARTYPFTLDPFQDTAISCIDRNESVLVSAHTSAGKTVVAEYAIAQSLRDKQRVIYTSPIKALSNQKYRELLAEFGDVGLMTGDITINPDAGCLVMTTEILRSMLYRGSEVMREVAWVIFDEVHYMRDKERGVVWEETIILLPDKVHYVFLSATIPNAMEFAEWICMIHSQPCHIVYTDFRPTPLQHYLFPAHGDGIYLVVDEKSTFREENFQRAMATISSGDDPADSKGSKSGKSFKGGASKGDAKADIYKIVKMIWMKKYNPVIVFSFSKRDCEELALKMSKLDFNSDDEKDALTKIFNNAIDLLPEQDRELPQIKHILPLLRRGIGIHHSGLLPILKEVIEILFQEGFLKVLFATETFSIGLNMPAKTVVFTSVRKWDGKQFRWVSGGEYIQMSGRAGRRGLDDRGIVIMMIDEKMEPQVAKGMVKGQADRLDSAFHLGYNMILNLMRVEGISPEFMLEHSFYQFQNAASVPVMEKKLKVLEEQNSNLEIEDETNIKSYYDLKQTLNGYYNDVRLITTHPAHILSYLQPGRLLHIKINNTNDYGWGCVIDFVKRTNKRDPNVTFTDHESYIVNVLVNTMYADSPVTLIKPFNPNFPEGIRPASPGEKSVVCIIPITLNSISEIGKLRVHVPKDVKSTKQRETMGKMLSEANRRLNGSIPLLDPVKGMKIEDEDFLRLLKKIEILTQKLTSNPLAHSVRLNEIYDKYKKKVELNDSIKALKSKIRETQAVIQLDDLRRRKRVLRRLGFCTSEDIIELKGRVACEISSGDELLLTELIFNGNFNELKPEQAAALLSCFAFQERCKEAPRLKPELGEPLKAMRDVASKIAKIMKDSKIEIVEKDYVEGFRHELMEVVYEWCKGASFVQICKMTDVYEGSLIRMFKRLEEMIKELIEVSNVIGNNDLREKMEAALNMIHRDLVSAGSLYL, encoded by the coding sequence ATGAGTTCCAATGATTTGTTTGATGTTTTTGGTGAAAATCCTCTGAACACTCCACCCTTACCAATTGACAATGAACCAGAAGAAACCATCGAGAATAAGAATAATGAATCTTCAAACAAACGTAAGAATGTAGATGACATTGACGCATcaaccaataaaaataaaaatgactCAAGTACTAAAGACTCGTTGCCTCCACAATCCAACAAAAAGTCTAAACGAttcgaaaaaaaattgattgataaaaaggaaaacaaaaaagaaatacaaCCTGTTGTTACCGATTCCTTTGAACAAGAAGCCAGTAGAGAAGTAAAGGCATCTTCCGGTCTAACCAATAAACCGACAACTGCCGTAGAAGATGATGGAAAGGTTAAATTATCTCACCAAGTTAGACATCAGGTTGCATTACCACCCaattatgattataaaCCTATTGGCGAACACAAAAGGGTTAATGAGGCTCGTACTTACCCTTTCACGTTAGATCCTTTCCAAGATACTGCAATTTCTTGTATTGATAGAAATGAATCCGTTTTGGTTTCCGCACATACATCTGCTGGTAAAACAGTTGTTGCAGAATACGCCATCGCTCAATCCCTAAGAGACAAACAAAGAGTCATATATACTTCTCCAATCAAGGCGTTATCAAATCAAAAGTATAGAGAATTACTTGCAGAGTTTGGAGATGTTGGTTTAATGACCGGTGACATTACAATTAATCCGGATGCCGGCTGTCTAGTAATGACTACAGAAATTTTAAGAAGTATGTTGTATCGTGGTAGTGAAGTTATGAGAGAAGTTGCCTGGGTTATTTTTGACGAAGTCCATTATATGCGAGACAAAGAGCGTGGGGTTGTTTGGGAAGAAACTATCATTCTATTACCAGACAAAGTTCattatgtatttttatctGCTACCATTCCAAATGCAATGGAATTTGCCGAGTGGATTTGTATGATACACTCCCAACCTTGTCATATTGTGTATACTGATTTTAGACCTACACCTTTAcaacattatttatttccaGCACACGGTGATGGTATTTATTTGGTTGTGGATGAAAAAAGTACCTTTAGAGAGGAAAACTTCCAGAGAGCAATGGCCACTATAAGCTCGGGCGATGATCCAGCTGATTCAAAGGGAAGTAAGTCTGGGAAATCGTTTAAAGGTGGTGCTTCAAAGGGTGACGCGAAAGCAGATATTTATAAGATTGTTAAAATGATTTGGATGAAAAAGTATAATCCAGTCATTGTCTTTTCCTTCAGCAAACGTGATTGTGAAGAACTAGCTTTAAAGATGTCAAAATTAGATTTTAACagtgatgatgaaaaagatGCTTTGaccaaaatttttaataacgcTATTGATTTGCTACCGGAACAGGATAGAGAATTGCCTCAAATTAAGCATattttaccattattaagAAGAGGTATTGGTATTCATCATTCCGGATTGTTGCCCATTCTAAAAGAGgttattgaaattttatttcaagaGGGGTTTTTGAAAGTCTTGTTTGCGACAGAAACGTTTTCTATTGGGTTGAATATGCCAGCTAAGACAGTAGTTTTCACAAGCGTCAGAAAATGGGATGGTAAGCAGTTTCGTTGGGTTTCTGGTGGTGAATACATCCAAATGTCTGGTCGTGCCGGTCGTCGTGGCTTAGATGACCGTGGTATTGTTATCATGATGATAGACGAAAAGATGGAGCCTCAAGTTGCCAAGGGCATGGTTAAGGGCCAAGCTGATAGATTAGATTCTGCCTTTCATTTGGGTTATAATATGATTTTGAATTTGATGAGAGTCGAGGGCATTTCTCCCGAATTTATGTTAGAACATTCATTTTATCAGTTTCAGAACGCTGCATCAGTCCCTGTCATGGAAAAGAAGTTGAAAGTTTTGGAAGAACAAAACAGTAACCTTGAAATAGAAGACGAAACTAATATAAAATCATACTATGATTTAAAGCAAACTTTGAATGGTTATTACAATGATGTTCGTTTAATCACAACACATCCAGCTCATATTTTAAGTTATTTACAACCAGGCAGACTTTtacatattaaaattaataacacTAATGATTACGGTTGGGGATGTGTTATTGACTTTGTTAAAAGAACCAATAAAAGAGACCCTAATGTTACATTTACTGATCATGAATCTTACATAGTAAATGTTTTGGTTAATACTATGTATGCTGATAGCCCAGTTACTTTAATTAAACCCTTCAATCCTAATTTCCCAGAAGGCATCAGACCTGCTTCACCGGGCGAAAAATCTGTTGTTTGTATCATTCCAATCACCTTGAATTCTATAAGTGAAATTGGCAAATTAAGAGTCCATGTTCCAAAAGATGTCAAATCTACAAAACAAAGAGAAACAATGGGGAAAATGCTATCTGAAGCTAATCGTAGATTGAATGGTAGTATACCACTCTTGGACCCAGTAAAGGGTATGAAgattgaagatgaagattttttgagattattaaaaaaaattgaaatctTAACACAGAAGTTAACCTCCAATCCGCTAGCTCACTCCGTGAGGTTGAATGAAATCTATGACAagtataaaaagaaagttgAATTGAACGATTCTATTAAAGCATTAAAGAGTAAAATTAGAGAAACCCAAGCAGTTATTCAATTAGATGATTTGCGTCGCCGTAAAAGGGTTTTGCGTAGGCTAGGCTTCTGTACTTCTGAGGACATTATTGAATTGAAAGGTAGAGTGGCTTGTGAAATTTCAAGCGGTGATGAATTGTTGCTAACAGAATTGATCTTCAACGGTAATTTCAATGAATTAAAACCAGAACAAGCGGCTGCTCTTCTTTCATGTTTTGCCTTCCAAGAACGTTGTAAAGAAGCACCAAGATTGAAACCTGAATTGGGCGAGCCGTTAAAAGCCATGAGAGATGTTGCTAGTAAAATTGCCAAGATTATGAAAGATTCTAAGATTGAAATTGTGGAAAAGGACTATGTTGAAGGCTTCAGACATGAACTAATGGAAGTTGTTTACGAGTGGTGCAAAGGTGCATCATTCGTACAAATTTGTAAGATGACAGATGTCTATGAGGGTTCATTGATTAGAATGTTTAAGAGATTAGAAGAGATGATAAAAGAATTGATTGAAGTGTCCAATGTTATTGGTAATAATGATTTGAGGGAGAAAATGGAGGCTGCTTTGAATATGATACATAGAGATTTAGTTTCTGCTGGTTCCTTATATTTgtag
- the HSM3 gene encoding Hsm3p (similar to Saccharomyces cerevisiae YBR272C | HSM3 | enHanced Spontaneous Mutability) — translation MSLVNQLITELVDSITNLDSNDELQINTVNTLMRKLNVNITSLTSLDESNNNIHLLLLQIKDLLTSDYDLNYEILFELLSNMVLICSDKLVAETYSEKDIQAAFDSKITQLVKISCKVLMKLKGKYLNESIIDSMVARFFDNDTDIAIISELENTFESLSNNLYTPMVDTILPNLKSQILSGNVDSILLARLLDILGIFVSASKDLKKGGRIHLFLEFDVLKLAKEDVLNLINLIKYTIKVIDLIKNSSPGREIPLPKVTPSLFAFASIYANIDDYNDAKYFAKSYLFQLFHKVSQLQGTEELYRDLDLKYLHINEANKDIVDFLSFTNPIYLLKYHKMVLDSIVELNMRCFCIIKNLSSSSVSFTYLKKFLSGKKILQMSYLEQILLIQILVKYDYSADYLLFSLPEVVSDSIISKNTVLRDPEILALKEQVLITLLGHSDTTLKMWKGPLEKELEVVKRGGS, via the coding sequence ATGTCATTAGTTAATCAATTAATTACAGAATTAGTGGATTCTATTACCAATTTAGATTCAAATGATGAGTTACAAATTAACACTGTTAACACTTTAATGCGTAAATTAAATGTAAATATAACATCATTAACCTCATTGGACGaaagtaataacaatattcaTCTATTATTGTTGCAGATCAAGGATTTGTTGACATCAGACTATGATTTAAATTATGAAATTCTCTTTGAATTATTATCCAATATGGTTTTAATATGTTCAGATAAACTGGTAGCTGAAACATATTCAGAAAAGGATATTCAGGCAGCATTTGACAGCAAAATCACTCAGTTAGTGAAAATATCCTGTAAAGTTTTGATGAAACTAAAaggtaaatatttaaatgagTCAATAATAGATTCCATGGTCGCTCGCTTTTTTGATAACGACACTgatattgctattatttctGAATTAGAAAATACTTTTGAATCATTATCAAACAACTTATATACCCCAATGGTGGACACAATACTACCGAACTTAAAATCACAAATTCTTTCTGGAAATGTTGATAGTATTTTGTTAGCTCGACTTTTAGATATTTTGGGTATCTTTGTTAGTGCTTCtaaagatttgaaaaaaggAGGAAGaattcatttatttcttgAATTTGATGTACTAAAATTGGCCAAGGAAGATGTGTTAAAcctaataaatttaatcaaATACACCATTAAAGTTATTGATCTTATAAAAAACTCTTCCCCTGGAAGAGAAATCCCACTTCCAAAAGTGACACCAAGTTTATTTGCATTCGCCAGCATCTACGCCAATATTGATGACTATAATGATGCAAAATACTTTGCTAAGTCTTATTTGTTTCAGTTATTTCACAAAGTCTCACAATTACAAGGAACAGAAGAACTTTATCGCGATCTAGacttaaaatatttacataTAAACGAAGCcaataaagatattgtaGACTTTTTGTCATTCACAAACCCAATATATTTGCTAAAATACCATAAAATGGTCCTTGATTCAATAGTGGAATTGAATATGAGGtgtttttgtataattaaaaatttaagcTCTTCGAGTGTCTCATTTACTTACCTAAAGAAATTTTTATCAGGTAAGAAAATTCTGCAAATGAGTTATTTAGAACAGATACTATTGATTCAAATATTGGTAAAATATGACTATTCTGCagattatttgttattttcattaccAGAAGTTGTGTCTGATTCAAtaatttctaaaaataCTGTACTCAGGGATCCAGAAATTTTGGCTTTAAAAGAACAAGTGctaataacattattagGTCATAGCGACACCACGTTAAAAATGTGGAAAGGTCcattagaaaaagaacTAGAGGTGGTGAAAAGAGGTGGTTCATAA
- the CHM7 gene encoding phosphatidic acid-binding protein CHM7 (similar to Saccharomyces cerevisiae YJL049W | CHM7 | CHarged Multivesicular body protein) yields MHNKIPESRKRSLYSDFRILKELNPEGYEANVVFWSNYIVSSSKSIIINSKSFLESLNDPTYHLPKSIDVAFDFLVNNRKLIPVNDFIMPESNFKKNLKWIVSKSIIDLSFKIRSANKTSNKQTNSTLLTNSYIDSIDLVNIGYLQELYDTELARSLKTKILDSATRITDLIFSIDSFSRIILSFISKEEKHADTDEHIQRNILLIYLTKYKNIISYDSENQVIKVHKNTIKESLKPISESDIAISRLKDTITKFTIRNTHLETNILDCDKSIKDAVSTKSPNLARKYLKTKRISEIYLNKSLANLEKLESTLDIINNSLDNLELHKSLKMSNILIGEINNKVGSVESVENLLDDLDDNIQNTNAITDILSSAVPLSTDEEQEIDNELDQMINGINNKKIANNNDNDIDQIIYKKLQDLQINDSSPIETIDNKNQEKVTQNTVKLSE; encoded by the coding sequence ATGCATAATAAAATACCAGAATCTAGAAAAAGATCATTATATTCAGATTTTAGGATCCTAAAGGAATTAAATCCAGAAGGTTATGAGGCTAATGTAGTATTTTGGAGCAACTACATTGTATCTTCCTccaaatcaataataataaattctAAATCGTTTTTAGAGTCTTTAAACGATCCAACATATCACTTACCAAAAAGTATTGATGTTGCATTTGATTTTCTAGTAAATAATAGGAAATTGATCCCTGTCAATGACTTTATTATGCCAGaatctaattttaaaaagaatttgaagTGGATTGtatcaaaatcaataatagATTTgtcatttaaaattaggTCGGCCAACAAAACTTCTAATAAGCAAACTAATAGTACGCTACTTACAAATTCATATATTGACTCTATAGATTTAGTGAATATTGGTTATCTTCAGGAGCTATATGATACTGAACTTGCAAGGTCGctcaaaacaaaaatattggatAGTGCAACTCGAATTACAGATCTTATTTTTTCGATAGATAGTTTTAGTAGAATTAttttaagttttatttcaaaagaagagaaaCATGCCGATACCGATGAACACATACAAAGGAACATcttattgatatatttaacgaaatacaaaaatataataagcTATGATTCGGAAAACCAAGTGATTAAAGTTCATAAAAATACCATAAAAGAATCCCTTAAACCTATTTCAGAATCTGATATAGCAATATCTCGTTTAAAAGACACTATAACAAAATTCACTATTAGAAATACGCATTTAGAAACAAACATATTAGACTGCGATAAAAGTATCAAAGATGCTGTGTCGACAAAATCACCTAATTTGGCCAGAAAGTATTTGAAAACAAAGAGAATATcagaaatttatttaaacaaaagCTTAGCTAATCTAGAAAAGCTCGAATCTACTTTggatataattaataattcgCTAGATAACCTTGAATTACATAAATCTTTGAAAATGTCCAATATTTTGATTGGggaaattaataataaagttggTTCCGTAGAATCTGTAGAAAACTTATTGGATGATCTAGATGATAACATACAAAACACAAATGCAATTACTGACATTCTATCTTCGGCAGTACCTTTGTCTACTGATGAAGAACAAGAGATTGATAATGAATTGGACCAAATGATCAAtggtattaataacaaaaaaatcgctaataataatgataatgatatcGATCAAATCATATATAAGAAATTACAAGACTTACAAATCAACGATAGTTCTCCTATAGAAACAATAGACAATAAGAatcaagaaaaagttaCACAAAATACAGTTAAATTGTCAGAGTGA
- a CDS encoding UBX domain-containing protein (similar to Saccharomyces cerevisiae YBR273C | UBX7 | UBiquitin regulatory X (paralog of YJL048C | UBX6)) has protein sequence MERLHYLFETSVETAVKKSLESNKPLIVYSTDDNDDQWLLSWLNEDLLDLIAKDSILLKLFKDSVQFGYFQQIAPNVTVPSVCCIFGGNITEVLLKDQDGLGERLRKCINTIKDTQAVQSPNTATSATVGTDVNQSPPVDTRINRSLQQSTSITPDGIVEPEILNDSIKPSNQSTTSSSAPIAQLSNEEKKYRQKVINEQNKIKEEKLRIKRLLKQDKEERESYEREMLRSNNMNKNGEGENAPVEVKDKIKGSAVHKEKCALLLRLTNGNTLTHEFNSQETLNDVRKWVDINRTDGDVPYSFHRNIPRVTFGDADELKSLQALELPPRSALILQPFSIEEKNIAHVQSKNPGLLYKVYRGVSSWWSKDSTEKDLSNDNPNDNISAISNNSNFINDVVDNHQPYDVTHSPASSTYLSPRQSFYSTVNNESQLSVTSGSTPNVYHFLTQNENVNDDERSTYNGNNVNLKDDKAKD, from the coding sequence ATGGAAAGATTACATTATCTATTTGAGACCTCAGTTGAAACAGCAGTTAAAAAGTCTCTAGAAAGTAATAAGCCCTTGATTGTTTATAGCactgatgataatgatgatcAATGGTTATTAAGTTGGCTAAATGAAGATTTACTTGATCTCATTGCTAAAGATTCGATTTTGTTAAAACTGTTCAAGGATTCTGTACAGTTTGGTTATTTCCAGCAAATAGCTCCTAATGTTACTGTGCCTAGTGTTTGTTGTATATTTGGTGGAAATATCACTGAAGTTTTACTCAAAGATCAAGATGGTTTGGGTGAAAGATTAAGGAAATGTATAAATACAATTAAAGATACACAAGCTGTGCAAAGCCCAAACACAGCAACTTCTGCCACAGTTGGTACTGATGTAAACCAATCTCCACCAGTAGATACACGTATAAACCGGTCTTTGCAACAAAGTACATCAATAACACCCGATGGAATTGTTGAACCtgaaatattaaatgattCCATTAAACCATCCAATCAATCTACTACATCGTCCTCAGCGCCAATTGCACAGTTGTCTAACGAAGAGAAAAAGTACAGACAAAAAGTTATTAACGAAcagaataaaattaaagaagaaaaactGAGAATTAAACGTTTGTTAAAGCAAGATAAAGAAGAACGTGAATCTTATGAACGTGAAATGTTAAGATCTAAcaatatgaataaaaacGGAGAAGGTGAAAATGCTCCAGTAGAAGTTAAAGATAAGATTAAAGGCTCAGCAGTTCATAAAGAAAAGTGTGCCTTGCTTTTGAGATTAACAAATGGGAATACTCTAACACATGAATTTAACTCGCAAGAAACATTGAACGATGTCAGAAAATGGGTTGATATCAATAGAACAGATGGCGACGTTCCATATTCTTTTCATAGGAACATACCTAGGGTGACATTTGGTGATGCCGATGAACTTAAAAGTTTGCAAGCTTTAGAGCTACCACCAAGGTCTGCTTTGATTTTACAACCATTCTCgatagaagaaaaaaacatagCCCATGTGCAATCAAAAAATCCAGGACTATTATACAAAGTATATAGGGGGGTTTCTTCTTGGTGGTCTAAAGATTCAACTGAGAAAGACCTTTCTAATGATAATCCTAATGACAATATTTCTGCCATTTctaataacagtaattttataaacgATGTTGTGGACAATCACCAGCCATATGATGTAACTCATTCACCTGCTTCCTCCACATATCTTTCACCCAGACAATCGTTTTATTCAACAGTAAATAATGAATCCCAATTGTCTGTAACAAGTGGTTCAACACCAAATGtttaccattttttaacacaaaatgaaaatgtaAATGATGACGAAAGAAGCACttataatggtaataacgTCAACTTAAAGGATGATAAAGCTAAGGATTGA